Proteins from one Xanthobacter autotrophicus Py2 genomic window:
- a CDS encoding conserved hypothetical protein (KEGG: sme:SMa1322 hypothetical protein), with protein MNSPTARALSCAFVLLSSYCISSSKARADDWGCQVLLCLSNPGGPMQFAECVPPVQRLWNELARGRPFPTCSGVGFQTSRPGYEPYSCETGYRLTARFGPQGQEAACVSATRQVVDSSQCTSGAGAGSGAARWVSGGGQHRCMAYVTAQPSARAQPHFVDVMIDGAGTQRVWF; from the coding sequence ATGAATTCCCCTACTGCCAGGGCGCTTTCCTGCGCATTCGTATTGCTGTCATCCTACTGCATTTCCAGCAGTAAAGCGCGCGCGGACGATTGGGGCTGTCAGGTTCTCCTTTGCCTTTCGAACCCGGGCGGTCCCATGCAGTTCGCCGAATGCGTCCCTCCCGTTCAGAGGCTTTGGAACGAACTCGCCAGGGGACGCCCCTTTCCAACCTGCAGTGGCGTCGGATTCCAGACCTCCAGGCCCGGATACGAACCGTATTCTTGCGAGACCGGCTACCGCCTGACCGCCCGGTTCGGCCCGCAAGGGCAAGAAGCGGCCTGTGTGTCGGCGACACGCCAGGTGGTCGACAGCAGCCAATGCACATCCGGCGCCGGAGCCGGCAGTGGCGCCGCACGCTGGGTGTCGGGCGGCGGACAGCATCGGTGCATGGCCTACGTGACAGCTCAGCCGAGCGCCCGAGCGCAACCTCATTTTGTCGATGTAATGATCGACGGTGCGGGCACCCAGCGGGTGTGGTTCTAG